The Microplitis mediator isolate UGA2020A chromosome 8, iyMicMedi2.1, whole genome shotgun sequence genome has a window encoding:
- the LOC130672990 gene encoding protein sly1 homolog, translating into MMTLREKQIHALKQMLNLNHPETKTTTAVPTWKILIYDRVGQDIISPLISVKELRDLGITLHMQLHSDRDVIPEVPAIYFCAPTEENIGRIGQDFHNGVYDIYHLNFISPISRQKMEDLASAALLAGAVANIHKVFDQYLNFITLEDDMFVLRHQNSDVISYHAINRGEIKDTEMESIMDTIVDSLFSVFVTLGTVPIIRCPRGNAAEMVAKKLDKKLRENVWDTRNSLFQGEVAGTGHFTFQRPLLIVLDRSVDMATPLHHTWTYQALAHDVLELALNRLVVEENVGRSPTGGARSKTRPCELNNTDRFWSQHKGSPFPRVAEAIQEELEQYRISEEEVKKLKSSMGIDGDMEIPGNMVANNTARLTNAINNLPQLLDTKRMIDMHTTIATGILNAIKSRRLDTFFEIEEKIMSKQTLDRSIIDIINDPEAGTPEDKIRLFIIYYLCTNMSDVEFHKHEAALANAGCDLNPLMYIKRWRGYTKLSGIQSSYEGGGTKTVSMFSKLMNQGSSFVMEGVKNLVVKKHNLPVTKIVDELVEMKQNSSTDDYYYLDPKQLKQIEHVPKNRTTFQDVIVFIVGGGNYIEYQNLNDYVKQKTSSGANKRVVYGSTTLINARQFIKQLSLLGQEVH; encoded by the exons ATGATGACACTTCGCGAAAAACAGATTC atgcTCTGAAGCAAATGTTGAATTTAAATCATCCGGAGACAAAGACAACGACAGCTGTTCCGACGTGGAAGATTTTGATTTATGATCGTGTAGGTCAAGACATAATATCACCATTGATATCAGTCAAGGAATTGCGCGATTTAGGGATAACATTACATAT GCAATTACATTCTGACAGAGATGTAATACCTGAAGTACCAGCGATATATTTTTGTGCACCAACGGAAGAAAATATAGGTCGTATTGGACAAGACTTTCATAATGGAGTTTatgatatttatcatttaaattttatatctccaATATCGAGACAAAAAATGGAAGATTTGGCATCTGCGGCGCTTCTAGCTGGTGCGGTTGCCAATATCCATAAAGTTTTTGATCAGTATCTTAACTTTATTACTCTAGAAGATGATATGTTTGTGCTAAGACATCAGAACAGTGACGTAATATCTTACCACGCAATAAATCGTGGTGAGATTAAAGACACTGAGATGGAATCAATCATGGACACAATCGTGGATAGTTTGTTTTCCGTCTTCGTAACACTAGGAACAGTTCCAATAATACGTTGCCCACGTGGCAATGCCGCAGAAATGGTTGCCAAGAAgttggataaaaaattacgCGAGAACGTTTGGGACACGAGGAACAGTTTGTTCCAGGGTGAAGTCGCCGGTACCGGACACTTTACATTTCAACGCCCGCTGCTGATTGTCCTGGACCGGAGTGTCGACATGGCGACGCCGCTACATCACACCTGGACTTACCAAGCGCTGGCTCATGACGTCCTCGAGTTGGCGTTGAATCGGCTGGTAGTTGAAGAGAACGTCGGACGATCACCTACCGGTGGCGCCAGATCCAAGACACGTCCATGTGAGCTCAACAACACCGACCGGTTCTGGTCCCAGCACAAAGGAAGTCCCTTTCCCCGCGTAGCTGAGGCTATTCAAGAAGAACTAGAGCAGTACCGCATTAGCGAGGAGGAAGTAAAGAAGCTCAAGAGCTCAATG GGTATTGATGGTGACATGGAGATCCCAGGTAATATGGTCGCTAATAACACGGCCCGGCTTACAAATGCCATCAATAATTTGCCCCAATTGTTGGACACGAAACGTATGATTGACATGCACACGACAATTGCCACGGGAATACTGAACGCTATAAAATCCCGTCGTCTTGACACCTTCTTTGAgatagaggaaaaaataatgagcAAGCAGACACTCGACCGGAGTATCATTGATATTATAAATGACCCGGAAGCTGGTACACCCGAAGACAAGATAAGATTGTTCATTATTTACTATCTCTGCACAAATATGTCGGATGTTGAGTTCCATAAACACGAGGCTGCGTTAGCCAACGCTGGGTGTGATCTTAATCCTCTCATGTACATAAAGCGGTGGAG ggGATACACTAAATTGTCGGGTATCCAAAGTAGTTATGAAGGCGGCGGTACCAAGACAGTCAGcatgttttcaaaattaatgaatCAAGGATCCTCGTTCGTTATGGAGGGGGTTAAAAATCTTGTTGTCAAGAAACAC aatTTACCCGTCACTAAAATAGTCGACGAGTTGGTagaaatgaaacaaaattctAGTACTGATGATTACTATTATCTTGACCCAAAGCAGTTGAAACAAATAGAGCATGTACCTAAAAATCGCACTACATTCCAAGACgttattgtatttattgtcGGTGGCGGGAATTATATTgaatatcaaaatttgaatgacTATGTCaag caaaagACAAGTAGCGGTGCCAATAAACGAGTCGTCTATGGTTCAACGACGCTAATAAATGCCCGGCAATTTATCAAACAACTTTCTCTCCTCGGCCAAGAGGTGCActga